In Bacillus cereus ATCC 14579, a single window of DNA contains:
- the spoIIIJ gene encoding YidC family membrane integrase SpoIIIJ, translated as MKKKLGLLAMVVALMAIATGCSETGQPITSKSTGIWNEYFVYPLSQLITYFADLFNSNYGLAIVITTLIIRFALLPLMIKQTKSTKAMQALQPEMVKLKEKYSSKDQATQQKLQQEMMQLYQKNGVNPLAGCLPIFVQMPILFAFYHAIMRTAEIKQHSFLWFDLGHADPFYILPVVAAITTFIQQKLAMAGTAGQNPQMAMMLWLMPIMILIFAINFPAALSLYWVVGNIFGIAQMYFIKGPEIKASKAGKAGGSSK; from the coding sequence TTGAAAAAGAAATTAGGTTTACTAGCCATGGTCGTTGCATTAATGGCGATTGCCACCGGTTGTAGTGAAACGGGTCAGCCGATTACATCGAAAAGTACTGGGATTTGGAATGAATATTTCGTATATCCGCTTTCTCAGTTAATCACGTATTTTGCCGACTTATTTAACAGTAATTACGGTTTAGCAATTGTTATTACAACTCTTATCATTCGTTTTGCATTATTACCATTAATGATTAAACAAACAAAGAGTACAAAGGCAATGCAAGCGTTACAACCAGAAATGGTGAAGTTAAAAGAGAAATATAGTTCTAAAGATCAAGCAACACAGCAAAAACTACAACAAGAAATGATGCAGTTATATCAAAAGAATGGTGTAAATCCATTGGCAGGATGTTTACCGATATTTGTTCAGATGCCTATTTTATTCGCGTTTTATCATGCGATTATGAGAACAGCTGAAATTAAACAACATAGTTTCTTATGGTTCGATTTAGGACATGCAGACCCGTTCTATATCTTACCAGTCGTTGCAGCAATTACGACATTTATTCAGCAAAAGCTTGCAATGGCAGGAACAGCTGGTCAAAATCCACAAATGGCAATGATGCTTTGGCTTATGCCGATTATGATTTTAATCTTTGCAATTAACTTCCCAGCTGCATTATCACTTTACTGGGTTGTTGGTAATATCTTTGGTATTGCTCAAATGTACTTTATTAAAGGACCAGAGATTAAGGCTAGTAAGGCTGGTAAGGCTGGAGGCTCAAGCAAGTGA